In Huiozyma naganishii CBS 8797 chromosome 5, complete genome, the genomic window ATTCGGCCTTTCTCAAATACCCCATGCTTGCCGGGTTGCTGCGAATGACCTTGGTGCCCTTTTTGTTGGTGAAGACTATGTATCCGTCGACCACCCAGCAACGGTCTGAAACTTTTGTGACGGGGGGTTCCGCCGCAGCTACCGCGGGCCTCTGGCGTTGTGAAGCGGCTTGCTGGGAAACGGTGCTGAATGTTTCGATATCCGCCTGCCTGACAGGCTCGTGGTCGGACACGTCGCGGTCGGAAAAGCAGTCCTCAGACTGGGAGTCAGATGAGAGAGTGAATTGAGACATTGCTACGTGGGGAATCGCTGGTTGAGGGCGAAAACTGCGTGTTTGGCATACtagtgtatatatatgataAACAGAGGTGGACCAAGGCGTTGCGCCGTTAAACTGCCAAATTTTAGCTCTCGTGGAGCGCAAGTCGCCAATGAACAGCTGGTCTATCATCCACCCGAGGAACTCCATGTGGACATCCTCCCCCAGCACCCAGGCGGTAAATCGGActtcccaaagaggaaggtGGGTGAAGTTACGGATTCGGATACGGATGCGAATGCTGCTCAGACGGGCACGTCCAAAGGTGTCGAGAGAAGAGATGCAAAGGGAAATCTTTATGTTCGGTGTAATAGTATTGAGATTACGAtaagaggaggagaaagaactttttctttgggAGGAGGGTTCCAATTATCAGTTCCCGGTTCAGATTCTGGTtcccagtttcaaaaaagtaGACGCAAGAATTTCTTGCAGTTTCACCAAGGAAGGTTCAGATTATTAGTTCCCGGTTCCGAAAGGAGGATTCCGATTTTAGTTTCCAGTTCCAAGGGAGGAGTCCAGAAAGTAGACGCAAGAATTATCTTTTTTCAGATTCACCTGGGAGGGTTCCAAATATCAGTTCCCAGTTCCGAAAAAGTAGACGCAgaaattatttttttttcaaaataccaagaggaggaggagaacggGTGCTGGTCTCCTCCCGGTGCTGAAACCAGtctagttttttttttcaatcttgGCTAACAAATTTCAGGAACCTGACTCGAATTAACTATGGCAAATTATCATTTCGTCGGAACGCAATATATATGCAGTCGATACAAGTGTAAAACCGAATTTTTTGCCTGAATCGTTCCCGATCCTTGCAAAGTTCCATATATTCGAATCCAATGTTTATCTTCGGCAATCACCGTCGTTGAATCAAATAATGGCGGTTGTCCTTTTATGGTTATCAGTCCATCGTTTACCATGGGTACATCGTTTACACTCATCATTTGAAACTGTAAAGGTTTGGAGTTATCCGTGCTTTCAAGGGGTATTTTGCCCTTATTCATAaaactttgcaaagagGAG contains:
- the KNAG0E00100 gene encoding uncharacterized protein; the protein is MINRGGPRRCAVKLPNFSSRGAQVANEQLVYHPPEELHVDILPQHPGGKSDFPKRKVGEVTDSDTDANAAQTGTSKGVERRDAKGNLYVRCNSIEITIRGGERTFSLGGGFQLSVPGSDSGSQFQKSRRKNFLQFHQGRFRLLVPGSERRIPILVSSSKGGVQKVDARIIFFQIHLGGFQISVPSSEKVDAEIIFFSKYQEEEENGCWSPPGAETSLVFFFNLG